One Streptomyces sp. RPA4-2 genomic window carries:
- a CDS encoding sterol desaturase family protein — MPNLPDVVLWSIPAFVLLTVIEIVSVRIHPDEEDEGYEAKDAATSVGMGLGSLVFDFLWKIPIVALYTAIYELTPLRVPVLWWTVPLMLLGQDFFYYWSHRGHHVIRILWACHVVHHSSRKFNLTTALRQPWTTWTVWPFYVPLIALGVHPAALAFCSSANLVYQFWIHTERIDRMPRWFEFVFNTPSHHRVHHASQGGYLDRNFGGILIVWDRLFGSFVPETERPVYGLTKNIATYNPLRVATHEYAAIARDLKAAASWRERAGRVFRGPGWQPAPGRAERAPVTESAA; from the coding sequence ATGCCGAACCTGCCCGATGTCGTGCTGTGGTCGATACCCGCCTTCGTGCTGCTCACCGTGATCGAGATCGTGAGTGTCAGGATCCATCCGGACGAGGAGGACGAGGGGTACGAGGCGAAGGACGCCGCCACCAGTGTCGGCATGGGCCTGGGCAGTCTCGTCTTCGACTTCCTGTGGAAGATCCCGATCGTCGCGCTCTACACCGCGATCTACGAACTGACACCGCTGCGGGTGCCGGTGCTGTGGTGGACCGTCCCGCTCATGCTGCTGGGGCAGGACTTCTTCTACTACTGGTCGCACCGCGGACACCACGTCATCCGCATCCTGTGGGCCTGCCACGTCGTCCACCACTCCAGCCGGAAGTTCAACCTCACCACCGCGCTGCGCCAGCCCTGGACCACCTGGACCGTGTGGCCCTTCTACGTGCCGCTGATCGCCCTCGGCGTGCACCCGGCGGCGCTCGCGTTCTGCTCGTCCGCGAACCTCGTCTACCAGTTCTGGATCCACACCGAGCGGATCGACCGGATGCCCCGCTGGTTCGAGTTCGTCTTCAACACGCCGTCGCACCACCGGGTGCACCACGCCTCCCAGGGCGGCTACCTGGACCGCAACTTCGGCGGGATCCTCATCGTGTGGGACCGGCTCTTCGGGTCCTTCGTCCCGGAGACCGAGCGGCCCGTCTACGGGCTCACCAAGAACATCGCCACATACAACCCACTGCGCGTCGCCACCCATGAGTACGCCGCCATCGCCCGGGACCTGAAGGCGGCGGCGAGCTGGCGCGAGCGCGCGGGACGGGTCTTCCGCGGCCCCGGCTGGCAGCCGGCCCCGGGTCGCGCCGAGCGCGCGCCGGTCACGGAGTCCGCCGCGTGA
- a CDS encoding VIT family protein, with product MTEATHDEAHEGTLGSRLNWLRAGVLGANDGIVSTAGLVVGVAGATDDRGALLTAGLAGLLAGSMSMAAGEYVSVSTQLDSEKAALATERRELSEQPEAELEELTELLEQRGLSREVAREAAQQLTERDALRAHARVELGIDPDDLTNPWHAAGASFVSFTVGALLPLLAIVLPPGGWRLPVTVVSVLASLLVTGWVSARLGAADPRHAVLRNVAGGALAMGVTYLAGVLLGAAGT from the coding sequence GTGACCGAAGCGACGCACGACGAGGCCCACGAAGGAACCCTCGGATCGCGGCTGAACTGGCTGCGGGCCGGGGTCCTGGGCGCCAACGACGGGATCGTCTCCACCGCGGGTCTCGTCGTCGGGGTCGCGGGGGCCACGGACGACCGCGGCGCACTGCTGACGGCGGGCCTCGCGGGCCTGCTGGCCGGCTCGATGTCCATGGCGGCGGGGGAGTACGTCTCGGTCTCCACCCAACTGGACTCCGAGAAGGCCGCGCTGGCGACGGAACGACGCGAACTCAGTGAGCAGCCCGAGGCCGAACTCGAGGAGCTGACCGAACTCCTGGAGCAGCGCGGCCTGTCGCGTGAGGTGGCCCGGGAGGCGGCACAGCAGCTCACCGAACGGGACGCGCTCAGGGCCCACGCGCGCGTGGAGCTCGGTATCGACCCCGACGATCTCACCAACCCGTGGCACGCGGCCGGGGCGAGTTTCGTGTCCTTCACGGTGGGCGCCCTGCTGCCGTTGCTGGCGATCGTCCTCCCGCCGGGCGGCTGGCGCCTGCCCGTCACCGTGGTCTCCGTCCTCGCCTCCCTGCTCGTCACCGGCTGGGTGAGCGCCCGCCTGGGCGCGGCGGACCCGCGCCACGCGGTCCTGCGGAACGTGGCGGGCGGGGCGCTGGCGATGGGGGTGACGTACCTGGCGGGGGTGCTGCTGGGAGCGGCCGGGACATGA
- a CDS encoding amidohydrolase family protein, protein MTPSPPSPPSTPDDDRYTVISADCHAGADLLDYRPYLAKEHHDEFDAWAATYVNPYQDLLADTADRNWNSERRLAELERDGIVAEVVFPNTIPPFFPSASLTAPAPTAREFARRWAGLRAHNRWLADFCAAAPGRRAGVFQILLNDVDEAVREIHRAVGAGLGGGLLLPGTPPGSGLPELYSTAYDPIWAACAELGVPVNHHAGSASPPLGDEPAARAVFMVETTWFSHRALWHLVFGGAFRRHPGLRLVLTEQGSGWIPGVLDMLDYYHGRLVAAGTKASTAEAKFGAGLGASMGKRPSQVWHENCWVGASFMRPHEVPLRDRIGLDKIMWGSDYPHDEGTHPYSREGLRIAYAGLPREEVAAMVGGNAARVYGFDLERLAPLAAKVGPTVAELAEPLGEPPADATSPAFAKGGSVRVW, encoded by the coding sequence ATGACTCCGTCGCCCCCGTCGCCCCCGTCGACCCCGGACGACGACCGGTACACGGTGATCTCGGCCGACTGCCACGCGGGCGCCGATCTCCTCGACTACAGGCCCTACTTGGCGAAGGAGCACCACGACGAGTTCGACGCGTGGGCGGCCACGTACGTCAACCCGTACCAGGACCTGCTCGCCGACACGGCGGACAGGAACTGGAACTCCGAGCGGCGCCTCGCGGAACTGGAGCGGGACGGGATCGTCGCCGAGGTCGTCTTCCCGAACACCATCCCGCCCTTCTTCCCGTCGGCGTCCCTGACGGCACCGGCGCCGACGGCACGGGAGTTCGCCCGGCGGTGGGCCGGGCTGCGCGCCCACAACCGCTGGCTGGCGGACTTCTGCGCGGCCGCGCCGGGCCGCCGGGCGGGCGTGTTCCAGATCCTCCTGAACGACGTCGACGAAGCGGTGCGGGAGATCCACCGGGCGGTCGGCGCGGGGCTCGGAGGCGGTCTCCTGCTGCCCGGCACGCCCCCGGGGTCGGGCCTGCCCGAGCTGTACTCGACGGCGTACGACCCGATCTGGGCGGCCTGCGCCGAACTGGGCGTGCCCGTGAACCACCACGCGGGTTCCGCGTCCCCACCGCTGGGCGACGAGCCGGCCGCACGGGCGGTCTTCATGGTGGAGACGACATGGTTCTCGCACCGGGCGCTGTGGCACCTGGTGTTCGGCGGCGCGTTCCGCAGGCATCCCGGACTGAGACTGGTGCTGACCGAGCAGGGTTCGGGCTGGATCCCCGGGGTGCTCGACATGCTGGACTACTACCACGGACGACTGGTCGCCGCCGGGACGAAGGCGTCCACCGCCGAAGCCAAGTTCGGCGCGGGGCTCGGGGCCTCGATGGGCAAGCGGCCCTCCCAGGTCTGGCACGAGAACTGCTGGGTCGGCGCGAGCTTCATGCGCCCGCACGAGGTGCCACTGCGCGACCGCATCGGCCTCGACAAGATCATGTGGGGCAGCGACTACCCGCACGACGAGGGCACCCACCCCTACTCGCGCGAGGGGCTGCGGATCGCCTACGCGGGTCTGCCGCGGGAGGAGGTCGCGGCCATGGTCGGCGGCAACGCGGCCCGGGTGTACGGCTTCGACCTGGAGCGTCTCGCCCCGCTCGCGGCCAAGGTGGGACCGACGGTGGCGGAACTCGCCGAACCGCTCGGCGAACCGCCCGCCGACGCGACGAGCCCGGCGTTCGCGAAGGGAGGGTCGGTGCGCGTGTGGTGA
- a CDS encoding amidohydrolase family protein, whose protein sequence is MTDLDPYLIISSDCHAGLPTEEYRPYLDSRFHRDFDEFLAGRDRRREEMTRLGVRNEAFADQWFRDNEEGLRGGWDTGQRLKELDGDGVAGEVVFPDADAVDSRTAAPFGVGLGLSGDQDPALGMAGARAHNRWLAEFVGENPERHRGVALLPVTAESDLVVAEVYRAKESGLGALMIPAMWVDKEPYHDRRYDPVWAAAAECGLPVVTHSGAAPRHEYGDHLGIYVSEVTWWPARPLWFLLWSGVFERHPGLRFGVAESGCWWLPNLLWFMDRLYLGAHGGKKLSPFAELKRPPHEYLDRQVFVCATNTKRRELAQRYEIGVDNILWGSDFPHPEGTWPDTRAWLSRTFHDIPVAETRRMLGLAAAEVFGFDTGKLAPLARRIGPTPADLGQSEDQAAVTASWARSREVGRHWLTDHDFPVLGATP, encoded by the coding sequence ATGACCGACCTGGATCCCTACCTGATCATCTCCTCCGACTGCCATGCCGGGCTCCCCACCGAGGAGTACCGGCCCTACCTCGACTCCCGTTTCCACCGGGACTTCGACGAGTTCCTTGCAGGGCGGGACCGGCGCCGTGAGGAGATGACACGGCTCGGCGTCCGCAACGAGGCGTTCGCGGACCAGTGGTTCCGGGACAACGAGGAGGGTCTGCGCGGCGGTTGGGACACCGGGCAGCGCCTGAAGGAGCTGGACGGCGACGGAGTGGCCGGGGAGGTGGTCTTCCCGGACGCCGACGCCGTGGACAGCCGGACGGCCGCCCCCTTCGGTGTGGGCCTGGGCCTCTCCGGCGACCAGGACCCGGCGCTCGGCATGGCGGGCGCGCGGGCGCACAACCGCTGGCTCGCGGAATTCGTGGGCGAGAACCCCGAACGGCACCGCGGGGTCGCGCTGCTGCCCGTCACGGCGGAGAGCGACCTGGTCGTCGCGGAGGTGTACCGCGCCAAGGAGTCGGGGCTCGGCGCCCTGATGATCCCCGCCATGTGGGTGGACAAGGAGCCCTACCACGACCGCCGTTACGACCCCGTGTGGGCGGCGGCCGCCGAGTGCGGGCTCCCGGTGGTCACCCATTCCGGGGCGGCGCCGCGCCACGAGTACGGCGACCACCTCGGCATCTACGTGAGCGAGGTGACGTGGTGGCCGGCGCGTCCGCTGTGGTTCCTGCTCTGGTCGGGAGTCTTCGAGCGCCACCCGGGCCTCAGGTTCGGCGTCGCGGAGTCGGGCTGCTGGTGGCTGCCGAACCTCCTCTGGTTCATGGACCGCCTCTACCTCGGCGCGCACGGCGGCAAGAAGCTGTCGCCCTTCGCGGAGCTGAAGCGGCCCCCGCACGAGTACCTGGACCGCCAGGTGTTCGTCTGCGCCACCAACACCAAGCGGCGCGAACTCGCCCAGCGCTACGAGATCGGCGTCGACAACATCCTGTGGGGCAGCGACTTCCCGCATCCCGAGGGCACCTGGCCCGACACGCGCGCGTGGCTGTCGAGGACGTTCCACGACATCCCGGTGGCGGAGACCCGCCGCATGCTCGGTCTGGCGGCCGCCGAGGTCTTCGGCTTCGACACCGGGAAACTGGCCCCGCTCGCCCGGCGCATCGGCCCGACCCCGGCCGACCTCGGCCAGTCCGAGGACCAGGCGGCCGTGACAGCGTCCTGGGCACGCTCGCGCGAGGTGGGCCGCCACTGGCTCACGGACCACGACTTCCCGGTACTGGGGGCCACACCATGA
- a CDS encoding SDR family NAD(P)-dependent oxidoreductase, whose translation MRLRAGQVAVVTGAASGIGLAMARRFAADGLKVVLADVEEGALGKAASGLRQDGADVHARVVDVGERADVVALAEDVYGRYGAVHVLCNNAGVGSGAEGRMWEHDPNDWKWAFAVNVWGVFHGIQAFVPRMIAGGEPGHVVNTSSGDGGIAPLPTASVYAVTKAAVVTMTESLYAHLKAEHARVGASVLFPGPHMLRTGLWESHRNRPSRYAKQRPRRTPYRGLDQWEAAMREAGREVRFTPVEEVADLVAEGIGADRFWLLPESEHSDRQIRARARSMLDRADPSYLEHFILD comes from the coding sequence ATGCGCCTGCGGGCGGGACAGGTCGCCGTCGTCACCGGCGCCGCGAGCGGCATCGGACTGGCCATGGCGCGGCGGTTCGCGGCCGACGGTCTGAAGGTGGTCCTCGCGGACGTCGAGGAGGGTGCCCTGGGGAAGGCGGCGAGCGGGCTGCGCCAGGACGGGGCCGACGTGCACGCGCGCGTGGTCGACGTCGGGGAGCGCGCGGACGTCGTCGCACTCGCCGAGGACGTCTACGGGAGGTACGGCGCCGTACACGTCCTGTGCAACAACGCCGGGGTCGGCTCCGGCGCCGAGGGCCGTATGTGGGAGCACGACCCGAACGACTGGAAGTGGGCCTTCGCCGTCAACGTCTGGGGTGTCTTCCACGGCATCCAGGCGTTCGTGCCGAGGATGATCGCCGGCGGAGAGCCGGGTCACGTCGTCAACACCTCGTCCGGCGACGGCGGGATCGCCCCGCTGCCCACGGCCTCCGTCTACGCCGTCACCAAGGCCGCCGTCGTGACGATGACCGAGTCCCTCTACGCGCACCTGAAGGCGGAGCACGCGCGGGTGGGGGCGTCCGTGCTCTTCCCCGGGCCGCACATGCTCCGCACCGGGCTGTGGGAGTCGCACCGCAACCGGCCGTCGCGATACGCGAAGCAGCGGCCGCGCAGGACCCCGTACCGCGGGCTCGACCAGTGGGAGGCCGCGATGCGGGAGGCGGGGCGGGAGGTGCGGTTCACGCCGGTCGAGGAGGTCGCCGACCTGGTGGCGGAAGGCATCGGCGCGGACCGATTCTGGCTGCTTCCGGAGAGCGAGCACAGCGACCGCCAGATCCGAGCACGCGCGCGGTCGATGCTCGACCGCGCGGACCCCTCGTACCTCGAACACTTCATCCTGGACTGA
- a CDS encoding acetoacetate decarboxylase family protein: MARVRYGARSEAEIAAARTASARLPDIWSTGVVAVWESDPDAVAAVLPPPLKPTARPLVRVNISKVDLPGYPLGAGSFAVAAAHDGVEGWYPLVMPMTHERALTGGREVFGEPKKLGEVTVERDGLVVRAALARHGIAFVEVRGAVSGDLPLPEPARKTDFYFKFLPAVDGSGFDADPVLVHCVREERVRRLERVTGDVVLRESMYDPVADLPVRELVGITLAEKTTDQRGRVVERVDARALLPYVHQRYDDPRQLLDGPPEGSV; this comes from the coding sequence ATGGCACGAGTGAGGTACGGCGCGCGCAGCGAGGCGGAGATCGCCGCCGCGCGTACCGCGAGCGCCAGGCTCCCCGACATCTGGTCCACCGGTGTGGTGGCCGTCTGGGAGAGCGATCCGGACGCGGTCGCGGCGGTCCTGCCACCCCCGCTCAAACCCACCGCGCGGCCCTTGGTACGGGTGAACATCAGCAAGGTCGACCTGCCCGGATACCCGCTGGGTGCCGGCTCGTTCGCCGTCGCCGCGGCGCACGACGGGGTCGAGGGCTGGTATCCGCTCGTGATGCCCATGACCCACGAACGCGCCCTGACCGGCGGCCGGGAGGTCTTCGGTGAGCCCAAGAAGCTCGGCGAGGTGACCGTCGAGCGGGACGGTCTCGTGGTGCGGGCCGCGCTCGCCCGGCACGGCATCGCGTTCGTCGAGGTGCGCGGCGCGGTCAGCGGGGACCTGCCGCTGCCCGAGCCCGCCCGGAAGACCGACTTCTACTTCAAGTTCCTTCCCGCGGTGGACGGTTCGGGCTTCGACGCCGACCCCGTCCTGGTGCACTGCGTGCGCGAGGAGAGGGTGCGCCGGCTGGAGCGCGTCACCGGGGACGTCGTCCTGCGCGAGTCGATGTACGACCCGGTGGCCGACCTCCCCGTCCGTGAGCTCGTCGGGATCACCCTCGCCGAGAAGACCACCGACCAGCGGGGCAGGGTCGTCGAGCGCGTCGACGCGCGGGCCCTGCTTCCCTACGTCCACCAACGCTACGACGATCCGCGGCAGCTCCTCGACGGTCCGCCCGAGGGGAGCGTCTGA
- a CDS encoding TetR family transcriptional regulator produces the protein MTRPVSRETVLDAAGALVRQHGPDALTMRRLAAELGTAVTSIYWHVGNRESLLDALVERTVADLGEIRPTGRTPAARVVSVARVLRRQLREHPHLIAMVHERGLTERMFMPAQRALVREVHAAGLRGARAARVVRAVQFQVVGHVLVERNRERAPAQRPGEEELWGARTAERDPALARALAGPVDTERLFTASVKALVAGLLTP, from the coding sequence ATGACGAGACCGGTCAGCCGCGAGACGGTCCTCGACGCCGCCGGGGCCCTGGTGAGGCAGCACGGCCCGGACGCGCTGACGATGCGCAGGCTCGCCGCCGAGCTGGGCACGGCGGTCACCTCGATCTACTGGCACGTCGGCAACCGCGAGTCCCTGCTCGACGCGCTGGTCGAGCGGACCGTCGCCGACCTCGGCGAGATCCGGCCCACCGGGCGCACCCCGGCGGCGCGTGTCGTGTCGGTGGCCCGCGTCCTGCGCCGGCAGCTGCGTGAGCATCCGCACCTCATCGCGATGGTGCACGAACGCGGGCTGACGGAACGGATGTTCATGCCCGCGCAGCGGGCGCTGGTGCGCGAGGTGCACGCGGCGGGGCTGCGGGGCGCGCGCGCCGCCCGGGTCGTCCGGGCCGTGCAGTTCCAGGTCGTCGGGCACGTCCTGGTCGAGCGCAACCGCGAGCGCGCTCCGGCGCAGCGTCCCGGCGAGGAGGAGCTGTGGGGGGCGCGCACCGCCGAGCGCGACCCGGCGCTCGCGCGGGCGCTGGCGGGACCGGTCGACACCGAGCGGCTGTTCACGGCGTCCGTCAAGGCGCTGGTGGCCGGGTTGTTGACGCCGTAG
- a CDS encoding DEDDh family exonuclease, which produces MLEDLTTAASPAPWPAAYPQGYAVVDVETTGLARDDRIISAAVYRLDARGEVEDHWYTTVNPERDPGPVWIHGLTSDVLEGAPLFQDVAEEFAARLDGRVLVAHNAVFDWSMIAREYARAEREAPVRQRLCTIALSKELGLPLPNHKLESLAAHFGVVQQRAHHALDDARVLAEAFRPSLRAAAREGIRLPLLECRPLKEWSESPAAPRIGRQSGGPSGGGYGGGYGSGGGYPSGSWRPSRKRPACPYPNPGRYEPGEPLKQGMRVAFSGDTSVDRELLEDRAVEAGLHVATSLSRLTSLLVTNDPDSSTSKVVKARQFGTPVIDEAAFGQLLRDVEPAPGK; this is translated from the coding sequence ATGCTCGAAGACCTGACGACCGCAGCGTCCCCAGCCCCCTGGCCGGCCGCGTATCCGCAGGGGTACGCGGTCGTCGACGTGGAGACCACCGGCCTGGCCCGGGACGACCGGATCATCTCGGCCGCCGTCTACCGGCTGGACGCGCGCGGCGAGGTCGAGGACCACTGGTACACGACGGTGAACCCGGAGCGGGACCCGGGCCCGGTGTGGATCCACGGTCTGACGAGCGACGTGCTCGAAGGCGCCCCGCTCTTCCAGGACGTCGCCGAGGAGTTCGCCGCCCGGCTCGACGGCCGCGTCCTCGTCGCGCACAACGCCGTCTTCGACTGGTCGATGATCGCGCGGGAGTACGCGCGCGCCGAGCGCGAGGCGCCGGTGCGTCAGCGGCTGTGCACCATCGCGCTCTCCAAGGAGCTGGGCCTTCCGCTGCCCAACCACAAGCTGGAGTCGCTGGCCGCGCACTTCGGCGTCGTGCAGCAGCGCGCGCACCACGCGCTGGACGACGCGCGGGTGCTGGCGGAGGCGTTCCGGCCGAGCCTGCGGGCGGCCGCGCGCGAGGGGATCCGGCTGCCGTTGCTGGAGTGCCGGCCGCTCAAGGAGTGGTCGGAGAGCCCGGCGGCGCCGCGCATCGGGCGGCAGTCCGGCGGGCCTTCCGGAGGCGGTTACGGGGGCGGGTACGGGTCCGGGGGCGGCTATCCGTCGGGGAGTTGGCGCCCCTCGCGCAAACGCCCCGCATGCCCCTATCCCAACCCAGGACGTTACGAACCGGGTGAACCACTCAAGCAGGGCATGCGGGTGGCGTTCTCCGGGGACACGTCCGTCGACCGCGAGCTGTTGGAGGACCGTGCCGTCGAGGCCGGCCTGCATGTCGCGACGAGCCTGTCCCGGCTGACCAGTCTGCTCGTCACGAACGATCCGGACTCCAGCACGTCCAAGGTGGTCAAGGCCCGACAGTTCGGCACGCCGGTGATCGACGAGGCGGCGTTCGGCCAGTTGCTGCGGGACGTGGAACCGGCGCCGGGGAAGTGA
- a CDS encoding SURF1 family protein — protein MYRFLLSRQWVILTLVALALIPTMIKLGFWQLHRHEHKVALNAVISASLSAKPVPAESLTAPGQRVPHDDLYRRVTAKGTYDTAHEVVVRRRTNADGEVGFHVLTPFDLDDGRVLMVNRGWIPANGVQTAFPRIPAPAKGEVTVTGRLMPDETTGASGIKNVAGLPDRQVMLISSGQQAKSLGKQVLGGYIEQTAPAPRGDSPELLPDPEHNDIGPHMAYAIQWWLFSAGVPVGWVVLVRRERRDRATAATAETAPEPAPAAV, from the coding sequence GTGTACCGCTTCCTGTTGTCCCGGCAGTGGGTGATTCTCACCCTCGTGGCCCTCGCCCTCATCCCGACGATGATCAAGCTGGGCTTCTGGCAGCTGCACCGGCATGAGCACAAGGTCGCGCTGAACGCGGTGATCTCCGCCTCGCTGTCGGCGAAGCCGGTGCCCGCCGAGTCGCTCACCGCGCCGGGGCAGCGCGTCCCGCACGACGACCTGTACCGCCGGGTGACCGCCAAGGGGACCTACGACACCGCGCACGAGGTCGTCGTACGGCGCCGCACCAACGCGGACGGCGAGGTCGGCTTCCACGTCCTGACCCCCTTCGACCTGGACGACGGCCGGGTGCTGATGGTCAACCGGGGCTGGATCCCGGCGAACGGCGTGCAGACCGCGTTCCCGAGGATCCCGGCGCCCGCGAAGGGCGAGGTCACCGTCACCGGGCGGCTGATGCCGGACGAGACGACCGGCGCCAGCGGTATCAAGAACGTCGCGGGGCTGCCCGACCGCCAGGTCATGCTGATCAGCAGCGGGCAGCAGGCGAAGAGTCTCGGCAAGCAGGTCCTGGGCGGCTACATCGAGCAGACCGCGCCCGCTCCCAGGGGCGACTCGCCCGAGCTGCTCCCCGACCCCGAGCACAACGACATCGGCCCGCACATGGCGTACGCGATCCAGTGGTGGCTCTTCTCGGCGGGCGTTCCCGTGGGCTGGGTGGTCCTGGTCCGCCGCGAGCGTCGGGACCGCGCGACGGCCGCCACCGCCGAGACGGCCCCGGAACCGGCCCCGGCCGCCGTGTAG